In one Dreissena polymorpha isolate Duluth1 chromosome 7, UMN_Dpol_1.0, whole genome shotgun sequence genomic region, the following are encoded:
- the LOC127836950 gene encoding kelch-like protein diablo produces the protein MLKGAVDLTQTGSERPSSPARLAYASDKHPKHTLEAINVLRKHRELCDVVLIVGQRKIFAHRVILSACSPYFHAMFTGELAESRQTEVTIRDIDENAMELLIDFCYMSNIMVEESNVQTLLPAACLLQLAEIQDVCCEFLKRQLDPSNCLGIRAFADTHACRDLLRIADKFTQHNFQEVMESEEFMLLPINQLKEIIASDELNVRTEEQVFSAVMGWVKYNIQERRQHLPVVLQHVRLPLMSPKFLVGTVGSDLLIKSDDACRDLVDEAKNYLLLPQERPLMQGPRTRARKPIRCGEVLFAVGGWCSGDAISSVERYDPQTGEWRMVAPMCKRRCGVGVAVLNDLLYAVGGHDGQSYLNSIERFDPQTNQWSSDVAPTSSCRTSVGVAVLDNYMYAVGGQDGVSCLNFVEKYDPQLNKWTKVASMSTRRLGVGVAVLGGYLYAVGGSDGTSPLNTVERYDPRSNRWIPVSPMGTRRKHLGVAVYNNMIYAVGGRDDTTELSSAERYNTQTNTWQPVVAMTSRRSGVGLAVVNGQLMAIGGFDGTTYLKTIEQYDPENNCWKLCGGMNYRRLGGGVGVVRMPQHETHLW, from the exons ATGTTAAAGGGAGCTGTTg ATCTCACTCAAACTGGGTCCGAGAGGCCTTCGTCCCCTGCCCGGCTGGCCTACGCCTCTGACAAACACCCCAAACACACGCTGGAAGCCATCAACGTGCTCCGTAAACATAGAGAGCTCTGCGATGTGGTCCTTATTGTTGGGCAGAGAAAGATATTTGCCCACAGGGTTATTCTATCAGCATGTAGCCCTTACTTCCATGCTATGTTTACTGGAGAGCTGGCCGAGAGTAGACAGACGGAGGTCACAATTCGGGATATCGATGAAAATGCTATGGAACTTTTGATAGACTTCTGTTACATGTCAAACATTATGGTTGAAGAGAGCAATGTGCAGACTTTATTGCCAGCTGCGTGCTTGCTGCAGCTTGCAGAAATACAAGACGTGTGCTGTGAATTTTTGAAAAGACAATTAGATCCATCAAATTGCCTTGGAATTCGGGCTTTTGCAGACACACATGCGTGCAGGGACTTGTTACGGATTGCAGATAAATTTACACAACATAATTTTCAAGAG GTGATGGAGAGTGAGGAGTTCATGTTGCTGCCCATCAACCAGCTGAAGGAGATCATCGCCAGTGACGAGCTCAACGTGCGCACGGAGGAGCAGGTGTTCAGTGCGGTCATGGGCTGGGTCAAGTACAACATCCAGGAGCGCAGACAACACCTGCCTGTG GTCCTTCAGCATGTGAGACTGCCCCTGATGAGCCCCAAGTTTCTGGTGGGCACAGTGGGGTCAGACCTGCTCATCAAGAGTGACGACGCGTGCAGGGACCTCGTGGACGAGGCCAAGAATTACCTGCTCCTGCCCCAGGAGCGGCCCCTAATGCAGGGGCCACGCACCCGCGCACGCAAACCCATTCGGTGTGGAGAGGTTCTGTTTGCAG TGGGAGGCTGGTGCAGTGGTGACGCCATCTCTAGTGTGGAGAGGTACGACCCCCAGACCGGGGAATGGCGTATGGTGGCCCCCATGTGCAAGAGGCGTTGTGGTGTAGGGGTGGCAGTGCTCAATGACCTCCTGTATGCAGTGGGGGGACATGATGGCCAGTCCTACCTTAACTCCATTGAGAG GTTTGATCCACAGACCAACCAATGGAGCAGTGATGTGGCCCCTACCAGTTCATGTCGTACCAGTGTGGGGGTTGCGGTGCTCGACAACTACATGTACGCTGTGGGGGGCCAGGACGGTGTCTCCTGTCTCAACTTTGTAGAGAA GTATGACCCACAGTTGAACAAGTGGACCAAGGTTGCTTCCATGAGTACACGAAGACTTGGGGTTGGAGTGGCAGTCCTTGGGGGTTACCTGTATGCAGTGGGGGGCAGTGATGGTACCTCCCCTCTCAACACAG TGGAGCGCTATGATCCAAGGTCTAACCGATGGATACCTGTCTCTCCCATGGGTACTAGACGCAAGCATCTGGGTGTGGCGGTGTACAACAACATGATCTATGCCGTGGGTGGTCGAGACGACACCACCGAGCTGAGCAGTGCAGAGCGGTACAACACCCAGACCAACACCTGGCAGCCTGTCGTCGCAATGACCTCCAGACGGAGCGGG GTGGGCCTGGCTGTTGTCAATGGGCAGCTAATGGCCATAGGAGGCTTTGACGGCACGACATACCTGAAGACTATAGAGCAGTATGACCCCGAGAATAACTGCTGGAAACTCTGTGGGGGAATGAACTATCGGCGCCTTGGGGGCGGGGTGGGGGTGGTCAGGATGCCCCAACATGAGACACATCTGTGGTGA
- the LOC127836955 gene encoding ankyrin repeat domain-containing protein 45-like, protein MTLQETVAHEEQHDEVEILLPNTTIVTHCILKNDIPRLIKSFEDEADPFKETIAELINKRDPDGKSPLDIAATLGRSEIAKELLQRGADVNSITPKGYCALHHAAAWGQMAVLKVLVEFNFNLQQRNTHGERARETALRYNHPECVDYLDWAEARFFLMETCRTTQETVQDAEKVMGRLTKEDKSIALNCCKERLEWIDANQGATTQDFIDQKNALVEILGPILLKISEPPPEKPEKK, encoded by the exons atgacGCTCCAAGAAACGGTGGCACACGAAGAGCAACACGACGAAGTAGAAATCCTTCTTCCGAATACCACCATCGTAAcccattgtatcttgaaaaatgacATTCCACGACTGATAAAATCATTTGAAGATGAGGCAGATCCTTTCAAAGAAACCATTGCAGAACTGATAAACAAACGCGATCCTGACGGGAAGTCGCCATTAGATATTGCAGCAACACTGGGGCGTTCTGAAATTGCGAAGGAATTATTGCAACGAGGAGCAGATGTTAATTCCATTACCCCAAAGG GCTACTGTGCCTTGCATCATGCGGCTGCCTGGGGCCAAATGGCAGTCCTCAAGGTTCTTGTGGAGTTCAACTTCAACCTGCAGCAGCGTAACACACATGGTGAGCGTGCCAGAGAGACGGCACTGCGGTACAACCACCCAGAGTGTGTCGACTACCTCGACTGGGCAG AGGCTCGGTTTTTCCTCATGGAGACATGCAGAACCACTCAGGAGACCGTACAGGATGCTGAGAAGGTCATGGGACGTTTGACCAAGGAAGATAAG AGTATAGCGTTAAATTGCTGCAAGGAGAGATTGGAGTGGATTGATGCAAACCAAGGCGCTACCACCCAGGATTTCATTGACCAGAAAAACGCCCTGGTCGAGATACTTGGACCAATCCTGCTGAAGATTTCTGAGCCCC